In Solanum lycopersicum chromosome 3, SLM_r2.1, the genomic stretch ATAGGCGCTCTTATGGGGTTTTGGtattatcataataaaaaatttcatttgccTTTCTATTGTGTGACAGGGGCATAATTTTTGAGAGGGTCTCAAAAATTCCAACAAAGAGCATTCTCCTTGCGAATCTCGACaatgggacagaatttttgagaactCCTCAAAAATTCTATCAACATCACTTCTTTTCACAAATCAATTACTAGGGCAGAATTTTGAGAAGGGcttgaaatttctttcaaaagcATATTGTCTCGCAAATTAAGACTGGAgcaaaatttttgagagggtCTCAAAAATTCACAGTCATGCTACAATCTACAACAAATCAGAATAGAAGAAGTTCTATACTGGGGCAAAAAATTTTTAGAAGACCTTAAAATATATGACAACTCTTGGAGGGACCTCCTAGTAGACACCAAAGGGCATACCGTGTCAAACGATTGATACAGATCAACCTCCTCCTTaaactaactatttttctttgaatgtagAAGTACATGTACATATACAAAGGCAACTTGAATATACTACTTGTGAGCCCGACAAATGATGCTTGACCCTTCAACAAGGTGCATGCCCAGAATACTTTATGCCTTCAAGCAGCTATCATGCATGTGGCCAAATTATACCGTGCCAAAATTACTTTATGCTCGGAGATTTCATATGCTCTGGCTACATTCTTGCCCAAACTTCACGTGCCCGAACTAAATTATGCTCGAATTACTCAGTTCCCGAGGATTGCATGTGCCAAGTATCACATTGCATGTACCCGAGACTACATTGTGCCCGAATTGCATTATGCTCAAACTTCATGTACCAGACTGCATTGTGCCGGAATTGCATTACTTGAATTGCATTGTGCTCGGAGATTGCATCTGCCTGAGACTGCATTATGCCCTAAATTTGCATATGCCCAAAGATTACATCATCTCCTGCTCCTGAGATTGTATTGTGCTCGAGAATTGCATGTGCCTGAACACTTTTGTACAGCGTTACTACTGATTTAAGCCGCAATATGCTACAATTACGTCAAAACAAAAACACTCTTTATTCATTACTTATATTCCAAAGGCATCATGTTTCATGGTTTGCGGTCTTCATGTCATGACCTAAGgacttattttatgtttatcatGTTTCTAAGGAATCATAGTCTAAAGGCATCATCCTCATGGCCTGCAAACATCATATCATAGCTATGATATTGACTATGTCTAAGGCAATTGttctttccttattttgagtctttgttgtaagcctatatgtgACATATTTTACTAGTGTAAGGGTTATGCCCAAATCTCGTAATTCTTAGTAGATGGTTTATGTGTGAGATAATATTAGACTACTTAATGAATTGACTATGTTGTTAagtgaggagtctatgtaaactccataaatgagaaatttatgtaaaattaatatatatgataacGAGAAGTCTAAATATACTCAATAtgcaaaagtttttaaattttccgcatttttactACATATGATATGCAATTATGTATGCTAAGGGCTAGTCTAAGGTCTCTTGGAGGACTAAGACGTCGATTACTTCTAAAAGGTGCTCCCCGGTCATGACaacttagtccccatatacttctttgaagaaaagacttTAACAACATTAAAACGTTTTTGAAAGACTTACgaaacttgaaatgaacttgtttttcttacctttactctttactcaacatgatctttaagtcttaaaacaagtttaaaagCATTTGTaaagacttcttgaaaggacTGTAAGAACCTTTTAGACTTGGCTCTAAATttacttgaatttgaagttatgtaTTCAATGTTGTAATTCATGTTTTGGAATATTTCTATATGATTAGAAGTCATTTACAGTATTTAGAATCATTATGAAGTGTTAAAACACTTTAGAAAGGCTTAATCAAACTGAATTAGATGACTGGGTGAATAACACCGATCCGGGCGCGTTCGGGACACGCCGCACCAGCCTCTCTTGACTGAGGATCCTTTCTGGCGCACTACTGGTGCACATCGCTCTATGGGAGCGCGTCGCGTCAACCTGTTCCTTAGGCAaaaatttgccaaatttttcctAGATCATCAAAGAACTTCTAAATCTCAACTCATGTTCAAGAACGaaagcaattcaagaacaacattcAAGAACATTCAAAAATCCATTCTTTTTAGGATGAAATCACATTAAATCAAACATGCTTGGTACGTGATTGAACGAACCCAATGTTATGAAAGACTCACATACTTTTTTggggatcacccccgacgaaatcTTCAAGTTATTTGGACGATCTTGGCGAATCTTGCactctttcttcttctcttctcttcccCTTTCTCCAAGCTCTAGCGtaaattctcttctttttttttctaaattgaatAAATTCTTGTTTTTACCCCTATTTAATCGCTAAacgaattaattaaattaggtaaggaaaagacaacTTTGCCCTTCCCAGATCTGGATTGGACTTTTcttaatccaacaacccaactttccataggcataactcactcatacgatatcaaaatCGTGCAAACTCGGTGGAGTTGTAAAGAATATTCTaagggatttccaaccatatctggAACTACTCTTAACTTATCCTGAGTTcggagttatggtcgtttgaaaatgattaaaactcactttcctaacttagaaatttttcaaattttctttttctttccaaaaaaagtattttcagattttaaacttttttctagttctttctagttGCGAGGTGTTACATATGTATAGACAGAGAGAAACcgaaaaaattgatgaagaagcAAAACTTATTGGCGgataatcaattcaaaattgATGAGAAGAGAGAAATCAAGAGGacatgaattatatatattgaattctctcatattattttttataaattaaatggctttacattttaatttgagtGGTGATGTTTGTTTAGAGGTGGCTGGAAATGGAGCTGGACAAACGTCGACAAAACTTTTTACTCCAATGTGTAAAGATTTaatctcttctttctttttgcagatctaattagttaattttttaaaataaaattagacaaAGAACCCTTTAGTTTTGAAAACCAAATTGAAGCGTATAAGAAGACTGAACAGTAATTTAGGTGCTCAATAGATACTAGCTTTAGTTGAAATGTATATGTGAAAGATGTGAACAACTTTAAAAGGTTGTAAACGACTTAAGCCACAATTTTATTGACAAACACACCTATTAGCATTTCTAGACAAATATTTGGTGTAATGAACTTCTTGTGTTTTACAAAccattaaataatatttcagATTAAAAAACTCACTCTCAAAGATATGAaactcaataaaataaagtatccCTTCCGTCCAGaaatgtttgtcatgttgcgcttatcaaaagtcaatttgattaattttttaaggtaaattagatcatattaaaaaaaatagatattctaaaactaaatgaaaagtactataaattacaattttttgcatattaatatgatgataaaatacttcttaaaatgttaatcaaagtttttatagtttgattctaaaaatagaaaatatgacAATTAATTCCGGATGAAAGGAGTAATATACATAGTATATTTGATCCTTTTTAAGtcatactaataaaataaaattgtcaatgaaatttgacaaaaaaaaaaacccaaagtGTGAAGTTGGCCATAGGTATGAAATGATCAAATATAGATATATCATGACATTCTCATTTTCCAATTCATTCGATCTGATCATAATTTATTCCTCTTTCCCATTTCTCAATAATCAACATCTCATGCGTTTCCGTGGTGGAAACTTCATTCAGCTAGAAGAGATTCCTCAACAACCATcaaaaacaagagaaaaaagagaTGAGTAGTAAGTATTTTGTGTGCTTcacaatattcattttattcatcTTCGCATCTATATTCTACAGTGGTCGTACCATTGATTACAGATCCAAATTTCTGCTTTTCACATCCCTGCCGCCGAGTAACGCTACGTCCTGCAGCAGCAGTGCTACTCGACCGCGGCGGCAGCCACTCAATGTTTATATGTACGATTTGGGGATGAAGTATAATGTTGGAATGTTGAAAGGCCCGCATCACGATGGTCCTCCGGTTACGGTTGAGACTCTGCCGGAGTTTCCGCATTATACTGGGTTAAGGAGACAACACACGGTGGAGTATTGGATGCTGGCTTCGTTGTTGTATCGTGAAAATGGAACGAAGCAGCAAGAGGCGGTTAGAGTTTTGAATCCGGATTCAGCTGATGTGTTCTTTGTACCCTTTTTTTCTTCGTTGAGCTATGATACTTATGATAATCAGGGGAATGATACACAGTCGAAGTTTGATGATAAACTGCAGGTGATATCACTTTTCTGATATCTTTATTGTTATGTAAAAGGAATGAGTGCTGAAAAATTGGTAGCTGTACATAGGTTTGATTCATAAACTACATGTTTGTCACTGGTCAGAGAATCGTCTTCTAGGCATGTTATGCTAATCTCGAATTTGTGACCCCCATAATAATGGTCGATTAGAATTATGAGAAGTGGTTAAGAATGGTTTAAAATGTAAAAGGTAAGAGTAACAGGTCACAACTAACTGGATATAAAGTAGTTTAATTAGTATTGTTCGAGTCCtcagagaaggaaaaaaagaaaaggtttaGTGGttagataaaattatttcaactcaaagcttaaataatatttaacagTAGTAGTTTGAATACTTAGGGATAACTTTTCAATTTCACAAATTTCAGCCATTTATGTATGAAAAGGTAATCACCTTGGAGAATATTATTGCCAAAACAACGCTCTTGTGTTGTCTATGTATATGTGTTAGTATATAGAATACTCTGTTGAATATGGATTCTCCGCAAAGATCTCTTTACCTCCTTTGTTATTACAAGTCAAAagcaataaaagaaatataaccTTAAGTTAAGAAATTTTAGGAAGGGGCCTGCAACCATGCACTAGtccaaaaaagaacaaaataacaTTTGTTTGGGTTTCTAATTTAAATTCTTAATGTAGCACAACAAGTTTGAATAAGCTTTAAGGGGTAtgaaaatgatttgattttttgagTGTCTAACTCCAGGTAGAAGTTTGATGAAGTTCGAAGACAGCAGCAGTTGATTAGCCATTTAGGTCTGGACTTACATCTCCTCCATAATTGTATAGGTTTAGActttagaatatatttattactgTAAAGAGAAGTCTACACTCTACAATAACTAGAAGTgttgtatatagtatatactgTTATATATTCAGACTCATTCATTGTTTGTTATGATTTCTTCAAGTCCTATCTGCTAGCTGTTTTACTATTCTATGCTATTTCTACCTGCTTCACCATGTGTTATAACTGGAAATTGGTGATAGTCTGGTAGGTCCTTTCTTGTATTTGTCAATGCAACCGATGTGCTAATATAAATCCTTAATGTAGCATAAACAGTACAAGCTTTGATCGATTTCCTTATTACCTTCAGAGAATTGCTATGTGGATGGTAATAACCATCTTCCTTTCTGCATCTTATTACCTGCATTGACttagcttcttctttttttttgaatttgacttAGCTTCTTCTTCCAGGCTGAAATTGTTGACTTCTTACAAAAATCTGAATATTGGAAGAGGTCCGCTGGTCGAGATCATGTGATACCAATGCAACATCCAAATGCTTTCAAACATTACCGGGATAAGGTAAATGCTGCTATCTTCGTCGTAGCAGATTTTGGTCGGCCTTCTCCATCTGTGTCTAATTTGAGGAAAGATGTTGTGGCCCCATATGGACATGTGGTTGCAACTTTTGAAGCTGATGACTTCTCAGACCCATATGATTCTCGCACAACACTCCTTTTCTTCCGGGGGAAGACAAAGAGAAAAGCTGTATGtttatataatttctaaataaatcagttatatttttttctaacaaaaattgtttctaaatcTTATTCGTATTGCAGGAAGGGAAAGACCGTAAGCGGctggaaaaaatattaagtggTCAAAAGGATGTTGTTTTTGAAGCAAATGGAGTCACCGAGGGAGGTGTAAATGCAGTAAGTAATTTTGTAGTATCTCCTCTTAAATCATGTATAACATCTATCAGATCCCTCTGTGGAATAATGGCTTAAATTATCGaccttcatttttcttctttattgtcAGCTTTTGCCTTAGTTTAACAGTTGAGTTTTTGTGAATAGTCCACGTAACCtgttatttgtttaatttactTGAAGAAAAGTAAAGTCAACTTGAAATTCACCTCCCCTTTTCCTTCTCTTATTGTGTTGTCTTTTCCTTACTGTGATAGTTTATTCTTCTATGTCAGTCTACCAAGGGGATGCGTTCGTCAAAGTTTTGTCTAGATCCAGCAGGGGATACCCCATCATCTTGCCGCCTTTTTGATGCTATAGTTAGTCATTGTGTCCCTATAATTGTGAGTGACAAAATTGAGCTACCTTATGAGGATGAAATAGACTACAACAAGTTCTCTATCTTCTTCTCACGTGAGGATGCAAAGAAAGAAGGCTACATACTTGATCAGCTCAAGAGAATTTCTAAAACAAAATGGCTTGAAATGTGGAGATATCTTAAGAACATTACACATCATTTTGAGTACCAGTACCCTCCGAAGAATGGCGATGCTGTAAGCATGCTATGGAGGCAAGTGAAGCACAAGCTTCCTGCTGTAAAACTTGCTGTACATAGAAACCGGAGGCTTAAAGTGCCAGATTGGTGGAGATAGCTTTTGAAGCTTCAATTAGGTGATACTTGTGAGTGGTgtttacacacacacttaatagtgttagaataggaataggaacaAGAACAATATATAGAATCAAAACTTTTTTACTGGGAGGTTCAGGGATCAATTTCTACTGAAtacatttttccttatttattttttccagtAACAACAAAGATTCCTAAAGTAAATAATCTATGCATAACAATATTCACAGTACAAATAATTATTGCATTCTTCTTCCTATTCCTATTGTGTATGAAAGTATGATTCTCATTCTGATTCATTCAAGGCGTTGATAAAAGCGTCCTTGAGATGAGCGTTTGTAGCAGCTACACGTCGAGCTGTTAGGTCAAATTCGGAACCAGATGGATCAAGAACGAGTCCTCCAGCTTCTATGACTATGAGAGCACCAGCTGCGACATCCCACGGACCACCAAATTCAATTTCATAGAAGAGATCAAGCCTTCCACACGCCACTCCACATAGATTTAATGCACAAGAACCAGACATCCTGAGGGACCTAACCTTGAAAATCACTCTATTAATTCTTCCTGTAGTAGCATCTACAATTGCCTTATCCCTGTTTGTTCCAACCTCTGTAGCAACAAGAGCTTTTACAAGTTGAGACTCTGAAGATACTCTGATGGACTTCCCATTAAGAAAAGCACCTCTCCCATAGATTGCAGTGAAAAGCTCGTCGATGATTGGGTTGTAAACAACACCAACCACtggtttcttttcaattgtgaGACCGATAGATACACAAACAAAAGGGAAGCCATGCACAAAGTTAGTAGTTCCATCAAGTGGATCAACTATCCAAGTTGGTTCATCAGTAAGCTCAAAATTTCCAGAAGCAGCAGCAGTTGTTTCTTCACCAATGAACTTATGACTAGGAAAACATTGCTTCAgatgattaaaaattaaaacttcaCATGCCTTATCAGTCTCTGTCACTAAATCAACAACTCCTTTGTGCTCAATATGCTTACTCTTGTAGAATCCATGACGAATTATCTCTCCGGCTTTCTTAGCTGCTTCAATTGCAACATCAACAAACTCTTCCATCTTGTTTTAATTTACTATTGAATTGCCtaacaaaaatattactattgAATTGTGTCTTTACATAATTCCTACTTATAGACACTCTAGTATCCTTTTTCAGGTTGGGTTATATATACTAATCCTTTTCAAAGTTGGATTTTATATACTACTGCTTTTTCAAGTAGAATTTTATATacccttctttttcttatttctattctaacaggatttaattacatgtttataactatgagaaattatctaaattttgttttttattaataagagcactcaactttaaatttttatcttaaaaaatctattatttacatttatcgataaaataatttttaaatgacaaattaaattattttcaagtcGTATAATCATGGACTCTACTCCGATTTTTTTTCCCCCTCTCTAGCTCTATGCCATCAGTTTGAAAACGTATCGCCCAAATTTCAAACAAATTCGATCGGAAACGACGTCTTGTTCAGAGAAAATGAATTACTCAGATTTTTGCTAACTTTCTTGGCATCTGTATTTTCGTACTTTGTTGTTTCTTATATATGCAGTGGCTGATCCTAATTATTCATGTGGCTAATTGATGCCAAGCATCCTGTGTATTATGGGGTCTAATTTACCGTTCCTTTTCGGTTTCATAGAGTTGAGATTTAAGTTACTTTTGAAATTAATAGattttataactttatttaTCTGTGGagttcataattataattatatgacataaaaaataatttaaattgtcatctaaaatttgtttaaatggaaaaatgtatatatttaagttgagtgattttattgatataaaataaaatttaattactttgtTACATAATTTCCTATAGTTTATTGACCTTTTAAGATATTAAGTCGTCATAGTTTTTGATAAGGAACTCTATAATGTGACTTTTGGGTTTGTTTTCAGTTTTAATAACCGCAATTACTGCCTGATGAATTAAGTGAAGAGTCTAATttgtataagaaattaaacttTCAGCGAGACATACAAAGAAAGTAAGAAAACTTTAGTTCAAACTACTGTTAAGGAGACTCATATATTTCAAACTCTAGCTATTTATGAAATCTACCCAATAAATTAAATCTTGTTGTTCTATCGCTAGAAAAAGTGCTGCTGATACATCGCACAAGAACAAGAACCACAAAAAGAATAATTCTAATTTATCATCAATAGATGtatccaaaaataatattttgaaggatttaaaacaaaatatgttACAAAACTACAATCATAAGAAGAACAATTAATTATAGACAAGCCGAGTCCTGagattttctttactttttgttGTCTCAGCCATTCAATATCATgctcttatttatttttgtatatatttgttctactttcattttatttatttttttctgattaAGTCGTCATCATTTGGCGAAATTCATGATAATCAAGTTCCCCATTACCATCAATGTCATATACTTTGATCATAGTAACACATTCGTCGTAAGATTTTGAATCCCCTAAACGACTCAAAACTCTCTGTAAACTTTTAGGTGTAATCCGACCACAACCTTTTTCAACTTCATACATTTCAAATGCTGACTTTAACGATTCATCCTCTTCACTACTTCCTTCTTTTTGCATCAACAACttcttaaaatcatcaaaatctaTGAAATTATCACCATCCCTATCGAGTTCATCTACGATTTCTTGAGCATCTTCATGTGACATATGTTCTCCTATGGATCCAAAATAAGCTCTTAGCTCGAAAGCCGATATTTTACCTATTACAAAATTAATGTAAGAAGagaacaaaacaaaattaatgtaacaatagaaagaaaaaaaaaactcaaaaattaaatttagatgaTATATATTGCaactacattaaaaaaaattaccatcGTTATCGGTGTCAAAATGACGAAATACTTCTCTAAATTCGTCTTCTCTAGATGAATTTCGTCGCGATATATGTGATGATTTTGGAGTTCTTGGTGAACTTTGGCTTGAATTTGAAGACTTTGATCGAAGCCTAGGTAAGATTACTCTAAGGTTTTTATAATGTGAAGAGAAACTAAAAGATTTTGATGATCTAATTAATTCCATGAATAAATGGATATTGatagtttataattattaatatgtaGATTCTCAACCCAAAGTGAAGTAGAAGTAATTGGTTTGTTGCTTCCTAGTTGTGACAATATATATAGACCAAAAAGTGCTTAGCTGTATTGAGATTTGAACTACACCACTAAAAGTTGAAAAGTCACTTATGTAATATACTATGAAAGTTCCAACTAATTCCAATTGTACTTTCAAAATGTATAAGTGGGCGtttgttttattatataataattcaatatgAGTCCTTATCCCCTTTCAGATACATTTCTCCCATTATAAATCATGTTCATAATCATGTATCCGATAATAGAGGATTTATCCGACACAACAACATTATAGAGTCAAATGTATCCGACGACAACGGAGGAGTGTATTCTATGCAACAGAATCAATAAAGGCCAATGTATTCGACATCAAAGGGATGTGTTGGACGCAACAACAAAGTAGAGACAATGTATCCGACAGCAGAGAAATGTATCCGACGCAACATAAACTTAAGTAATGTATCATTGGCAATGTATTGGACAACCATCTAAGAGCaatgaaaaattagaaatttttgttattgaaaAAACTTTTAGGATATATAAGATAATTAGCCCCGTATATATgagatttatgtattttatactATAAACAAATTAGCTACTGTTATTAATCCCcgcataaattatataaaaatatgtattttctttttggtgAAGATGGAATCTCGAGTAACAAAACGCGTATTAAAAACATATGGATAAgagtaacaacaataaaaattctTGAAGCAAATAATTTGCATAAAACTTCATCATATGTATCCACCACATAACAATATTCACCATGCATATAATTCTTGCATTTAATTTATACATGAAAAAACAGCCCCTTGGGCAATAGAGGATATCTGTTAGGACCgcaaaataagcaggtgtataTGCGGAAGTTAGCAAAttcaaacctcgaaagaccacaagtaagaagacaacgagaaatttACCAAAAGGCACAAAGATTTaatgtggttcggtcaatcgatctacgtccacaaaggagatgagcaatccactataaatatgagagtacaaaatacagagagaaacaacctctaCCAATTCATTCACagtacatgggaggttcacacaagtgataacgtatcaagcttgtgactcataaattctccccctaaccaaaactctcaaaaccTTTAAgattacattgtgaatgttgattaagttagaagaaaCATGCCTTTATTTATAGAGTCTTAACCCTTTGTGGTaagaaatcaaacaaataaaacccaacaatataTGGGGGTTCACAAAAATTTAGTAGCCTTGCCTTCGACATCTATCATGGCGTGACAGACAGTATGTACAaggtttatatatttatgttttgtagATATGTTAGAATATCTATtgaatttctataaatatttaattgtgaatttgacaaataatgtttgtccatataatttgtcattatttgacaaatatttttggcaaatatcccaaatttccaaatattagttttttctagtatttgagccaaatatcattatttgggatattttaaaaattaaaattttaccccaatcttttatcttttacaaaaacaccctctctagtatttgcttgcgttgtatgatatcattttttacgtgaacaccaaaatagtgatgaaatatttagtgaatattaaataatgatatgattgttgatgaaaattattaaaaattggctaggtaacaaagtcatgtactttatctacttcacgatgaatggaataattcttgttgcactcactccaaattaccacattgcttcagtgtcatggacattatttgttattgttgtaactaacattcaattgacttgtaatacaaacttttagttagttttgatagtttttaaaacttgtgtgtataaatcatatttttctaaaaaagtgaaatatattttccaaattttatggccaaacacatggtgaaatttcacccaaattttcactcaaataatatttgccaaaaatatttagaaatctATGGTCAAACGCTAGCTTAATATTATTATACGTACAAGtgaatgaatttttaattacGAATCCGACTTACTTTTTGAAGTCTTAAATTCGTCATTACGATCTGTTGGTAAGTAGAATGGTTGGTTGATACGCTAAtagtaaaaaaaggaaaaatgagaTGACTTTTGAGTAATGTCCCATATAAAGTGAGCTATGGAATTTTCTTGGAAATTGTAAGGCatgataaattataaaaaggaaattgcACAGAAGCTTCCTTTGGGTGACTAAAAATTGATCTTACACTCACTCTTCTTGTTGCTATATGCATGCTACGTACAAATGTACCAACCCTACTAAAAAGAATGTAGTAAAGTCCAACTTCTCTATAACACTTCCGtttgttggattttttttttactgttatatcgaaatattattataaagaatatatataatataacataatataaaagtCTGTTTATATTAATACTTAGggtgtttggtatggaggaaaatgtttttcatagaaaatgtttttctgaaaaacaagtagatttttgacttattttctcatgtttggttggtgagtagaaaatatttttcgaaaatgatttttagtatttgatttatgaatggattttttttaagagacattttttatttttattatagtaaaaaataatttataaattgaaaatattttttaaaaacaaaatcattatttttctgGGGTGGTGGAGGGGGGTAGTGGGTGGGGGAGGGG encodes the following:
- the LOC101253361 gene encoding probable arabinosyltransferase ARAD1 isoform X2; the encoded protein is MYDLGMKYNVGMLKGPHHDGPPVTVETLPEFPHYTGLRRQHTVEYWMLASLLYRENGTKQQEAVRVLNPDSADVFFVPFFSSLSYDTYDNQGNDTQSKFDDKLQAEIVDFLQKSEYWKRSAGRDHVIPMQHPNAFKHYRDKVNAAIFVVADFGRPSPSVSNLRKDVVAPYGHVVATFEADDFSDPYDSRTTLLFFRGKTKRKAEGKDRKRLEKILSGQKDVVFEANGVTEGGVNASTKGMRSSKFCLDPAGDTPSSCRLFDAIVSHCVPIIVSDKIELPYEDEIDYNKFSIFFSREDAKKEGYILDQLKRISKTKWLEMWRYLKNITHHFEYQYPPKNGDAVSMLWRQVKHKLPAVKLAVHRNRRLKVPDWWR
- the IMP2 gene encoding inositol monophosphatase 2, giving the protein MEEFVDVAIEAAKKAGEIIRHGFYKSKHIEHKGVVDLVTETDKACEVLIFNHLKQCFPSHKFIGEETTAAASGNFELTDEPTWIVDPLDGTTNFVHGFPFVCVSIGLTIEKKPVVGVVYNPIIDELFTAIYGRGAFLNGKSIRVSSESQLVKALVATEVGTNRDKAIVDATTGRINRVIFKVRSLRMSGSCALNLCGVACGRLDLFYEIEFGGPWDVAAGALIVIEAGGLVLDPSGSEFDLTARRVAATNAHLKDAFINALNESE
- the LOC101253361 gene encoding probable arabinosyltransferase ARAD1 isoform X4 is translated as MILMIIRGMIHSRSLMINCSINSTSFDRFPYYLQRIAMWMAEIVDFLQKSEYWKRSAGRDHVIPMQHPNAFKHYRDKVNAAIFVVADFGRPSPSVSNLRKDVVAPYGHVVATFEADDFSDPYDSRTTLLFFRGKTKRKAEGKDRKRLEKILSGQKDVVFEANGVTEGGVNASTKGMRSSKFCLDPAGDTPSSCRLFDAIVSHCVPIIVSDKIELPYEDEIDYNKFSIFFSREDAKKEGYILDQLKRISKTKWLEMWRYLKNITHHFEYQYPPKNGDAVSMLWRQVKHKLPAVKLAVHRNRRLKVPDWWR
- the LOC101253669 gene encoding probable calcium-binding protein CML41, whose amino-acid sequence is MELIRSSKSFSFSSHYKNLRVILPRLRSKSSNSSQSSPRTPKSSHISRRNSSREDEFREVFRHFDTDNDGKISAFELRAYFGSIGEHMSHEDAQEIVDELDRDGDNFIDFDDFKKLLMQKEGSSEEDESLKSAFEMYEVEKGCGRITPKSLQRVLSRLGDSKSYDECVTMIKVYDIDGNGELDYHEFRQMMTT
- the LOC101253361 gene encoding probable arabinosyltransferase ARAD1 isoform X1, whose product is MSSKYFVCFTIFILFIFASIFYSGRTIDYRSKFLLFTSLPPSNATSCSSSATRPRRQPLNVYMYDLGMKYNVGMLKGPHHDGPPVTVETLPEFPHYTGLRRQHTVEYWMLASLLYRENGTKQQEAVRVLNPDSADVFFVPFFSSLSYDTYDNQGNDTQSKFDDKLQAEIVDFLQKSEYWKRSAGRDHVIPMQHPNAFKHYRDKVNAAIFVVADFGRPSPSVSNLRKDVVAPYGHVVATFEADDFSDPYDSRTTLLFFRGKTKRKAEGKDRKRLEKILSGQKDVVFEANGVTEGGVNASTKGMRSSKFCLDPAGDTPSSCRLFDAIVSHCVPIIVSDKIELPYEDEIDYNKFSIFFSREDAKKEGYILDQLKRISKTKWLEMWRYLKNITHHFEYQYPPKNGDAVSMLWRQVKHKLPAVKLAVHRNRRLKVPDWWR
- the LOC101253361 gene encoding probable arabinosyltransferase ARAD1 isoform X3; this translates as MSSKYFVCFTIFILFIFASIFYSGRTIDYRSKFLLFTSLPPSNATSCSSSATRPRRQPLNVYMYDLGMKYNVGMLKGPHHDGPPVTVETLPEFPHYTGLRRQHTVEYWMLASLLYRENGTKQQEAVRVLNPDSADVFFVPFFSSLSYDTYDNQGNDTQSKFDDKLQAEIVDFLQKSEYWKRSAGRDHVIPMQHPNAFKHYRDKEGKDRKRLEKILSGQKDVVFEANGVTEGGVNASTKGMRSSKFCLDPAGDTPSSCRLFDAIVSHCVPIIVSDKIELPYEDEIDYNKFSIFFSREDAKKEGYILDQLKRISKTKWLEMWRYLKNITHHFEYQYPPKNGDAVSMLWRQVKHKLPAVKLAVHRNRRLKVPDWWR